The following are encoded together in the Streptomyces tsukubensis genome:
- the pepN gene encoding aminopeptidase N, with protein sequence MPGTNLTREEAQRRARLLDVDAYAVELDLGGAQDGGTFRSVTTVRFDSAEAGAGTFIDLVAPTVHEVVLNGTALDASKVFADSRIALDGLLEGRNELRVVADCAYTNTGEGLHRFVDPVDSQAYLYTQFEVPDARRVFASFEQPDLKATFQFTVRAPEGWKVISNSPSPEPEGDVWVFAPTPRISSYITALIAGPYHSVHSTYEKDGQTVPLGVYCRPSLAEYLDADAIFEVTRLGFEWFQQKFDYAYPFEKYDQLFVPEFNAGAMENAGAVTIRDQYVFRSKVTDAAYEGRAETILHELAHMWFGDLVTMEWWNDLWLNESFATYTSIACLAYAEGSRWPASWTTFANSMKTWAYRQDQLPSTHPIMAEINDLDDVLVNFDGITYAKGASVLKQLVAYVGMDEFFAGVQAYFKRHAFGNTQLSDLLGALEETSGRDLSTWSRKWLQTAGINVLRPVIDVDTEGVITSFAVKQEAPALPAGAKGEPTLRPHRIAIGLYDLKDGKLLRSDRVELDVDGELTAVEALIGRRRPDVVLLNDDDLSYAKVRLDEDSLRVVTEHLGDFEASLPRALSWASAWDMTRDGELPARDYLELVLSGIGKESDIGVVQSLHRQVKLALDLYAAPAWRESGLGQWTDATLAHLRSAEPGSDHQLAWARAFAATARTPEQLDVLNGLLEGTQTIEGLAVDTELRWAFVQRLAAVGRFDETEIADEYDRDRTAAGERHATTARAARPTEEAKAEAWDSVVTSDKLPNAVQEAVIGGFVQTDQRELLAPYVEKYFAAVKDVWDSRSHEMAQQIALGLYPAVHVSRETLDATDAWLASAEPSAALRRLMTESRAGVERALKAQAADAR encoded by the coding sequence GTGCCTGGCACCAATCTCACCCGCGAAGAGGCCCAGCGGCGGGCCCGCCTGCTTGACGTCGACGCGTACGCCGTCGAACTCGACCTCGGCGGAGCGCAGGACGGCGGCACCTTCAGGTCCGTGACCACCGTGCGCTTCGACTCAGCCGAGGCCGGCGCGGGGACCTTCATCGATCTGGTGGCGCCCACCGTGCACGAGGTCGTGCTGAACGGTACGGCCCTGGACGCCTCGAAGGTCTTCGCCGACTCCAGGATCGCCCTCGACGGTCTGCTGGAGGGCCGCAACGAGCTGAGGGTCGTCGCGGACTGCGCGTACACCAACACGGGCGAGGGGCTGCACCGCTTCGTCGACCCGGTGGACAGCCAGGCGTACCTGTACACGCAGTTCGAGGTGCCCGACGCCCGCAGGGTCTTCGCCTCCTTCGAGCAGCCCGACCTGAAGGCCACCTTCCAGTTCACCGTGCGGGCCCCCGAGGGCTGGAAGGTCATCTCCAACTCGCCGTCCCCCGAGCCGGAGGGCGATGTCTGGGTCTTCGCGCCGACCCCGCGCATCTCCTCGTACATCACCGCGTTGATCGCCGGCCCGTACCACTCGGTGCACAGTACCTACGAGAAGGACGGACAGACGGTCCCGCTGGGCGTCTACTGCCGTCCCTCGCTCGCCGAGTACCTGGACGCGGACGCGATCTTCGAGGTCACCCGGCTGGGCTTCGAGTGGTTCCAGCAGAAGTTCGACTACGCGTACCCGTTCGAGAAGTACGACCAGCTCTTCGTGCCCGAGTTCAACGCGGGCGCGATGGAGAACGCGGGCGCCGTCACCATCCGCGACCAGTACGTGTTCCGCTCGAAGGTCACGGACGCGGCCTACGAGGGGCGTGCGGAGACCATCCTGCACGAGCTGGCCCACATGTGGTTCGGCGACCTCGTGACCATGGAGTGGTGGAACGACCTGTGGCTGAACGAGTCGTTCGCCACCTACACGTCGATCGCCTGCCTGGCGTACGCGGAGGGCAGCCGCTGGCCGGCCTCCTGGACGACGTTCGCCAATTCCATGAAGACCTGGGCGTACCGGCAGGACCAGCTCCCTTCGACGCACCCGATCATGGCCGAGATCAACGACCTGGACGACGTCCTCGTCAATTTCGACGGCATCACCTACGCCAAGGGCGCCAGCGTCCTCAAGCAGCTCGTGGCCTACGTGGGCATGGACGAGTTCTTCGCCGGTGTGCAGGCGTACTTCAAGCGCCACGCGTTCGGCAACACCCAGCTCTCCGACCTGCTCGGCGCGCTGGAGGAGACCTCGGGCCGCGATCTCTCCACCTGGTCGCGCAAGTGGCTCCAGACCGCGGGGATCAACGTGCTGCGCCCGGTGATCGACGTGGACACCGAGGGTGTCATCACGTCGTTCGCGGTGAAGCAGGAGGCACCCGCGCTGCCCGCGGGCGCCAAGGGCGAGCCGACGCTGCGCCCGCACAGGATCGCGATCGGCCTCTACGACCTGAAGGACGGCAAGCTGCTGCGCTCCGACCGGGTCGAGCTGGACGTCGACGGTGAGCTGACCGCCGTCGAGGCACTCATCGGCAGGCGCCGCCCCGACGTGGTCCTCCTCAACGACGACGACCTGAGCTACGCGAAGGTCAGGCTCGACGAGGACTCCCTGCGGGTCGTCACCGAGCACCTGGGCGACTTCGAGGCGTCGCTGCCGCGCGCGCTCTCCTGGGCCTCCGCCTGGGACATGACCCGCGACGGCGAGCTGCCCGCCCGTGACTACCTGGAGCTGGTGCTCTCCGGCATCGGCAAGGAGTCGGACATCGGTGTGGTCCAGTCGCTGCACCGCCAGGTGAAGCTGGCCCTCGACCTGTACGCGGCCCCGGCGTGGCGCGAGAGCGGCCTCGGGCAGTGGACCGACGCGACCCTGGCGCACCTGCGGTCGGCCGAGCCCGGCAGCGACCACCAGTTGGCGTGGGCCCGCGCGTTCGCGGCCACGGCCCGTACGCCGGAACAGCTCGACGTGCTGAACGGGCTGCTCGAAGGGACGCAGACCATCGAGGGCCTGGCCGTCGACACGGAGCTGCGCTGGGCCTTCGTGCAGCGGCTCGCCGCGGTGGGCCGGTTCGACGAGACCGAGATCGCCGACGAGTACGACAGGGACCGTACGGCGGCGGGCGAGCGCCACGCGACGACCGCGCGCGCCGCGCGTCCCACGGAGGAGGCCAAGGCCGAGGCGTGGGACTCGGTCGTCACCTCCGACAAGCTGCCCAACGCCGTGCAGGAAGCGGTGATCGGCGGCTTCGTCCAGACCGACCAGCGGGAACTGCTCGCGCCCTACGTCGAGAAGTACTTCGCGGCGGTCAAGGACGTCTGGGACTCGCGCTCCCACGAGATGGCCCAGCAGATCGCGCTCGGCCTCTACCCGGCCGTGCACGTCTCGCGGGAGACACTGGACGCGACGGACGCGTGGCTGGCCTCCGCCGAGCCCTCGGCCGCGCTGCGCCGGCTGATGACCGAGTCGCGCGCGGGCGTGGAGCGCGCGCTCAAGGCGCAGGCGGCCGACGCGCGCTGA
- the pssA gene encoding CDP-diacylglycerol--serine O-phosphatidyltransferase: MTVTEPEKTTPTTSPTTPWTRELADDRGPQGHLRLSLADVLTLSNAVCGFAAIYCITTAVLVPHLTDGSSGEGVRQGAASAVMFILLGSLFDLFDGVVARKLRSSGMGAELDNLSDLISFGLAPAYFVVVWGLVGGGDDHLLPVMVSAVAVLLAGVMRLARFSITTMRDGMFEGMPIPFAALTVLSVVLLQLPFVITLVAVVAVAYLMVSRVEYPKPTGRLAIATAAWGTVNIGCLVSWALRAPGAERLLVTGCALQVTLAAALPVCAAYRKVRTRGLRRG, from the coding sequence TTGACCGTCACAGAACCCGAGAAGACGACGCCGACGACCTCGCCGACGACGCCTTGGACGAGGGAACTGGCAGACGACAGGGGGCCGCAGGGCCATCTACGGCTCTCGCTCGCGGACGTACTGACGCTCTCCAACGCGGTCTGCGGATTCGCCGCGATCTACTGCATCACGACGGCCGTGCTCGTCCCGCACCTCACGGACGGCAGCAGCGGCGAGGGCGTACGGCAGGGGGCCGCTTCGGCGGTGATGTTCATCCTGCTCGGGTCGCTCTTCGACCTGTTCGACGGGGTCGTGGCGAGAAAGCTGCGCAGTTCGGGGATGGGAGCGGAGCTCGACAACCTCTCCGACCTGATCAGCTTCGGCCTGGCCCCGGCGTACTTCGTGGTGGTGTGGGGCCTGGTGGGCGGGGGCGACGACCATCTGCTGCCGGTGATGGTCTCGGCGGTGGCCGTGCTGCTCGCCGGGGTGATGCGGCTGGCCCGTTTCTCGATCACCACCATGCGGGACGGCATGTTCGAGGGGATGCCCATCCCGTTCGCCGCACTGACGGTCCTCTCCGTCGTGCTGCTGCAACTTCCCTTCGTCATCACGCTCGTCGCCGTTGTCGCGGTGGCGTACCTCATGGTGAGCCGGGTCGAATACCCGAAGCCCACCGGCCGGCTGGCCATCGCCACGGCGGCCTGGGGCACGGTCAACATCGGCTGCCTGGTGTCCTGGGCACTGCGGGCCCCCGGAGCGGAGCGGCTGCTCGTGACGGGCTGCGCCCTCCAGGTGACCCTCGCGGCGGCGCTCCCCGTCTGCGCCGCGTACCGCAAGGTGCGGACGCGGGGGCTGCGCCGAGGGTGA
- a CDS encoding Clp protease N-terminal domain-containing protein, which yields MTDPLRMTSPVRLDDLIEAIKKVHSDSLDQLTDAVLAADHLGDVADHLIGHFVDQARRSGASWTDIGKSMGVTKQAAQKRFVAKAAAETVDLDPSSGFSRFTPRARNLLTAAQNEARAAGNTEIAPVHLALGLLGDPESLATKAVAAQKVTPDAARQTLKDALPPATPDEVPDLIPYDAGCRTVLEGTFREALRMGHNYIGTEHILLALLEPEKGTGPLDGLGLDKELARAHITALVAAVQAGGA from the coding sequence ATGACCGATCCTCTCCGTATGACAAGTCCCGTACGGCTCGACGACCTCATCGAGGCCATCAAGAAGGTCCACTCCGACTCGCTCGACCAGCTCACCGACGCCGTACTTGCGGCCGACCACCTCGGCGACGTGGCGGACCACCTGATCGGCCACTTCGTGGACCAGGCACGCCGCTCCGGCGCCTCCTGGACGGACATCGGCAAGAGCATGGGCGTCACCAAGCAGGCGGCGCAGAAGCGCTTCGTGGCGAAGGCCGCCGCGGAGACGGTGGACCTCGACCCCTCCTCGGGGTTCAGCAGGTTCACACCCCGGGCGCGCAACCTCCTGACGGCGGCGCAGAACGAGGCGCGCGCTGCGGGAAACACCGAGATCGCCCCCGTCCATCTGGCGCTGGGGCTGCTGGGCGACCCCGAGTCGCTGGCGACCAAGGCCGTCGCGGCGCAGAAGGTCACGCCCGACGCGGCCCGGCAGACCCTGAAGGACGCACTGCCCCCCGCCACCCCCGACGAGGTCCCCGACCTCATCCCGTACGACGCGGGGTGCCGCACCGTCCTTGAGGGCACGTTCCGTGAGGCGCTGCGGATGGGGCACAACTACATCGGCACCGAGCACATCCTGCTCGCCCTGCTGGAGCCGGAGAAGGGCACGGGCCCGCTGGACGGGCTCGGCCTCGACAAGGAGCTGGCGCGGGCCCACATCACGGCGCTGGTCGCCGCGGTCCAGGCGGGAGGGGCGTAG
- a CDS encoding PPOX class F420-dependent oxidoreductase, which produces MALSISASVRELLGAPQVATLATVSPDGSPRTSVVWLGMDGDDVIVSSQEGRLKVANARREPRVSLCVHDREDPLRYVEVVGTAVVTPDEKRAVAAALATSYRGPGAEREFLDLPAEAVRVVIRITPERVTGFAAD; this is translated from the coding sequence ATGGCCCTCAGCATCAGTGCGTCCGTACGGGAACTGCTCGGCGCCCCGCAGGTGGCGACGCTCGCCACCGTCAGCCCCGACGGCAGCCCAAGGACCTCCGTCGTCTGGCTCGGCATGGACGGGGACGACGTGATCGTCTCCTCGCAGGAGGGCCGGCTGAAGGTGGCCAACGCCCGGCGCGAGCCGCGCGTGAGCCTCTGCGTCCACGACAGGGAGGACCCCCTGCGCTACGTCGAGGTGGTGGGCACGGCGGTGGTGACCCCCGACGAGAAGCGCGCGGTCGCCGCGGCGCTGGCCACGAGCTATCGGGGGCCGGGTGCGGAGCGGGAGTTCCTCGACCTGCCCGCCGAGGCCGTACGGGTGGTCATCCGGATCACGCCGGAGCGCGTGACGGGATTCGCGGCCGACTGA
- the malQ gene encoding 4-alpha-glucanotransferase yields the protein MALARLAALHGVATSYSPSPDVTVAATDSAVVAALAALGIDASSPEAIRAALDRCDVEMSARLLPPTVVAWSGGPAPAALDALPEGSHLQVHTEQGAVVAWTSATGEAPPALPLGVHGLQAVTPDGRGAQVHLVVAPDRVPGPDGRTHGLLVQLYSLLSGRSWGMGDLGDLTELAAWSARCLGAGFIQVNPLHAAVPGAPTDPSPYRPSSRRFPDAVHLRVEDVPEYAYLGAEARARVQEIGERAAALRLEVLDEGALIDRDAVWALKREALELVCAVPLGPGRQAAYDEFLAERGEALDDHATWYALAEEYGSRWRSWPEGVRDPRSAGTARARSDLSDRVDLHRRLAWLTDTQLAEAQRTARGAGMAVGLVHDLAVGVHPEGADTWAQQRYFAEGMSVGAPPDAFNARGQDWGLPPWRPDRLAASGYAPYRELLRALFQHAGAVRIDHVMGLFRLWWVPEGEEPTQGTYVRYDAEAMLAILTLEAHRAGAFVIGEDLGTVEPGVREALRERGVLGTSVLWFERDWEDGSRVLAPQEWRTDCLATVTTHDLPPTAARFTGDDILLRDRLGLLGGPLEREQAAARVDLDEWRTLLTSLSLLPEGPADEEGVIRAVHRFLLRTPARMTGVWLPDTLGDRRPQNLPGTWDQYPNWRLPIADARGRPVTLEELAASPRLHAFFDGLRTRTAPPDARPAEAFATFAPWTRRTPCAPAP from the coding sequence ATGGCCCTGGCCCGGCTCGCCGCCCTGCACGGGGTCGCCACTTCCTACTCCCCGTCGCCGGACGTCACTGTCGCGGCCACGGACTCCGCCGTCGTCGCCGCGCTCGCCGCGCTCGGCATCGACGCGAGCAGTCCCGAGGCGATCCGGGCCGCTCTCGACCGGTGCGACGTGGAGATGTCCGCGCGGCTGCTGCCGCCGACCGTCGTCGCATGGTCGGGCGGGCCCGCGCCCGCCGCCCTCGACGCGCTGCCCGAGGGCAGTCACCTCCAGGTCCACACCGAACAGGGCGCCGTCGTCGCATGGACCTCCGCGACGGGCGAGGCGCCGCCCGCGCTGCCCCTGGGGGTGCACGGCCTCCAGGCCGTCACCCCCGACGGGCGCGGCGCGCAGGTCCACCTCGTCGTGGCCCCCGACCGGGTGCCCGGCCCCGACGGCCGCACCCACGGGCTGCTCGTCCAGCTGTACTCCCTGCTCTCGGGGCGCTCCTGGGGCATGGGCGACCTGGGGGACCTCACCGAACTCGCCGCCTGGTCGGCCCGGTGCCTGGGAGCCGGGTTCATCCAGGTCAATCCGTTGCACGCGGCCGTGCCCGGCGCGCCCACCGACCCCTCTCCCTACCGCCCTTCCTCCCGCCGCTTCCCCGACGCCGTCCATCTGCGCGTCGAGGACGTCCCCGAGTACGCGTATCTCGGCGCCGAGGCCCGCGCACGCGTCCAGGAGATCGGCGAACGGGCGGCGGCGCTGCGTCTTGAGGTGCTGGACGAGGGCGCCCTGATCGACCGTGACGCCGTCTGGGCGCTGAAGCGGGAGGCGCTCGAACTGGTCTGCGCGGTGCCCTTGGGGCCCGGCAGACAGGCCGCGTACGACGAGTTCCTGGCCGAGCGCGGCGAGGCGCTCGACGACCACGCCACCTGGTACGCGCTGGCGGAGGAGTACGGCTCGCGGTGGCGCTCCTGGCCCGAGGGAGTGCGCGATCCGCGCTCGGCGGGGACGGCCCGCGCACGCTCCGACCTCAGCGACCGTGTCGACCTCCACCGCAGGCTCGCCTGGCTCACCGACACCCAACTGGCCGAGGCGCAGCGCACCGCTCGCGGCGCGGGGATGGCCGTGGGGCTCGTGCACGATCTCGCGGTCGGCGTCCATCCGGAGGGCGCGGACACCTGGGCGCAGCAGCGGTACTTCGCGGAGGGCATGTCGGTGGGCGCCCCGCCCGACGCGTTCAACGCCCGAGGCCAGGACTGGGGGCTGCCGCCCTGGCGCCCCGACCGGCTCGCGGCTTCGGGTTACGCGCCCTACCGCGAGTTGCTGCGCGCCCTCTTCCAGCACGCGGGAGCCGTCCGTATCGACCATGTGATGGGGCTGTTCAGGCTCTGGTGGGTGCCCGAGGGCGAGGAACCCACCCAGGGAACGTATGTCCGGTACGACGCCGAGGCGATGCTCGCCATACTGACCCTTGAGGCCCACCGCGCGGGCGCCTTCGTCATCGGCGAGGACCTGGGCACCGTGGAGCCCGGGGTACGGGAGGCGCTGCGTGAGCGCGGTGTCCTCGGTACCTCGGTGCTGTGGTTCGAACGCGACTGGGAGGACGGCTCCCGCGTCCTGGCCCCCCAGGAGTGGCGCACCGACTGCCTGGCGACGGTCACCACCCACGATCTGCCGCCCACGGCCGCCAGGTTCACCGGGGACGACATCCTGCTGCGCGACCGGCTCGGCCTCCTCGGCGGGCCGCTGGAGCGGGAACAGGCCGCGGCCAGGGTGGATCTCGACGAGTGGCGGACGCTGCTCACCTCGCTCTCCCTGCTGCCCGAGGGCCCGGCGGACGAGGAGGGCGTGATCCGCGCCGTCCACCGCTTCCTGCTCCGCACCCCCGCCCGGATGACCGGCGTCTGGCTCCCCGACACCCTTGGTGACCGGCGCCCGCAGAACCTGCCGGGCACCTGGGACCAGTACCCCAACTGGCGGCTGCCGATCGCGGACGCGCGGGGGCGGCCGGTCACCCTGGAGGAACTGGCCGCCTCACCCCGGCTGCACGCCTTCTTCGACGGGCTCCGTACCCGTACGGCACCCCCGGACGCGCGGCCCGCCGAGGCGTTCGCTACGTTTGCTCCGTGGACAAGAAGAACGCCCTGCGCGCCGGCGCCGTAG
- a CDS encoding HNH endonuclease yields MPHVLVLNASYEPLGVVPLRRALVLVLENKALCLEESGAFMHSASRTVPAPSVVRLKRFVRVPYRGPVPLTRRALFARDGGKCAYCGAAATSVDHVVPRSRGGPHAWDNVVASCRRCNHVKADRHLMELGWRLRHAPAPPTGLAWRIIGTGHRDPQWLPYLQPFGADDVLARIDGISA; encoded by the coding sequence GTGCCGCATGTCCTGGTCCTCAACGCGTCGTACGAGCCCCTCGGCGTCGTACCGCTCCGCCGCGCGCTCGTGCTCGTTCTGGAGAACAAGGCCCTCTGCCTGGAGGAGTCCGGCGCCTTTATGCACAGTGCAAGCCGTACCGTCCCCGCACCCAGCGTGGTCCGGCTGAAGCGATTCGTCCGGGTCCCCTACCGTGGGCCCGTCCCTCTGACCCGCCGTGCGCTGTTCGCGCGCGACGGCGGCAAGTGCGCCTACTGCGGGGCCGCCGCCACCAGCGTCGACCACGTCGTTCCGCGCAGCCGCGGGGGCCCGCACGCCTGGGACAACGTCGTCGCCTCGTGCCGCCGCTGCAACCACGTGAAGGCCGACCGCCACCTGATGGAACTGGGCTGGCGCCTGCGTCACGCCCCCGCCCCGCCGACCGGACTCGCGTGGCGCATCATCGGCACCGGCCATCGCGACCCGCAGTGGCTGCCCTATCTCCAGCCGTTCGGCGCGGACGACGTGCTGGCCAGGATCGACGGCATCTCGGCCTGA
- a CDS encoding mechanosensitive ion channel family protein — protein sequence MEVPPVFLSVLTAAGETPEPVTLEDAQERAGDAAGWVQQNWSMWLGIGLRVILIIVIAAVLRSVIRRTITRLISRMNRTVQAVDGTALGGLLVNAERRRQRSEAIGSVLRSMASFLILGTAALMILGTFQINLAPLLASAGVAGVAIGFGARNLVTDFLSGVFMILEDQYGVGDTIDAGVASGEVIEVGLRVTKLRGEHGEIWYVRNGEVKRIGNLSQGWATAGVDVTLRAEEDLDKVSATLTEVAETMSKDEPWNERLWGPIEMLGLESVLLDSMVIRVSAKTMPGKALSVERELRWRIKRAFDAAGIRIVGGMPVAVDPEGAAADPTAGMAAPSAYASATSPQSLAASPLAPQPPHPGPQLSKQDPK from the coding sequence GTGGAGGTACCCCCCGTGTTCTTGTCCGTCCTGACGGCCGCCGGTGAGACGCCGGAGCCCGTCACATTGGAGGACGCCCAGGAGCGGGCAGGTGACGCCGCGGGCTGGGTGCAGCAGAACTGGTCCATGTGGCTCGGCATCGGCCTGCGGGTGATCCTCATCATCGTGATAGCGGCGGTGCTGCGCTCGGTCATCAGGCGCACCATCACCAGGCTGATATCGCGGATGAACCGGACCGTCCAAGCGGTCGACGGCACTGCCCTCGGCGGGCTCCTGGTCAACGCCGAGCGGCGCAGACAGCGCTCGGAGGCGATCGGGTCCGTACTGCGGTCCATGGCGTCGTTCCTGATCCTCGGTACGGCCGCGCTGATGATCCTGGGCACGTTCCAGATCAACCTGGCGCCGCTGCTGGCCTCCGCGGGTGTCGCGGGCGTCGCCATCGGTTTCGGCGCGCGCAACCTGGTGACCGACTTCCTCTCCGGTGTCTTCATGATCCTTGAGGACCAGTACGGCGTGGGCGACACCATCGACGCGGGCGTCGCGAGCGGCGAGGTCATCGAGGTCGGGCTGCGGGTCACCAAGCTCCGCGGCGAGCACGGCGAGATCTGGTACGTGCGCAACGGCGAGGTCAAACGGATCGGCAACCTGTCCCAGGGCTGGGCGACCGCGGGCGTGGACGTGACCCTCAGGGCCGAGGAGGACCTGGACAAGGTGAGTGCCACGCTGACCGAGGTCGCGGAGACCATGAGCAAGGACGAGCCGTGGAACGAGCGGCTGTGGGGCCCCATCGAGATGCTGGGCCTGGAGTCCGTACTGCTCGACTCGATGGTGATCCGGGTATCGGCGAAGACCATGCCGGGCAAGGCGCTGAGCGTGGAGCGCGAGCTCCGGTGGCGTATCAAGCGCGCCTTCGACGCCGCCGGCATCAGGATCGTGGGCGGCATGCCCGTCGCCGTCGACCCGGAGGGTGCGGCAGCCGACCCGACGGCCGGCATGGCGGCACCTTCCGCGTACGCGTCGGCCACCTCGCCCCAGTCACTCGCGGCCTCACCCTTGGCGCCCCAGCCGCCGCACCCGGGACCGCAGCTGTCCAAGCAGGACCCCAAGTAG
- a CDS encoding ROK family transcriptional regulator — MATTAGTPGTPSVLRAMNDRAALDLLVAHGPLTRTRIGELTGLSKPTASQLLTRLESAGLVRTKGSESGRPGPNALLYEIEPGAAHVAALAVGHTGISAVVADITGTVVGTARVEAEAVAEDVRGRTAQLVAEAVDGALREAGLGHEQVHGAVIGTPGAIDPHSGELRYAPHLPGWHSRTLHSELADVLGTPVTIENDVNLAAIAEQYEGAAQDHDDYVLAWVDRGVGAAIVLGGTLLRGSTGGAGEIGYMPLPGAPLARGGEGATAGDDGGGGLQSLVSAPAVSALAGGLPLAEALAVEEVRAETARRLATGLAAVVAVVDPELIVLSGRVAQAGGEPLRQQVEAELTGLALPRPLLRISDLRGDPILTGALRSALTQARDTVFDTA; from the coding sequence ATGGCCACAACCGCGGGAACCCCGGGCACCCCGAGTGTCCTGCGTGCCATGAACGACCGGGCCGCGCTCGATCTGCTCGTCGCCCATGGCCCGCTCACCCGTACCCGCATCGGTGAGCTGACCGGGCTGTCCAAGCCCACCGCCTCCCAGCTGCTGACCCGTCTGGAGTCCGCGGGCCTCGTCCGTACCAAGGGCAGCGAGAGCGGCCGTCCTGGACCGAACGCGCTGCTCTACGAGATCGAGCCGGGCGCCGCCCACGTCGCGGCCCTCGCGGTGGGCCACACCGGCATCAGCGCCGTCGTCGCCGACATCACGGGCACCGTCGTCGGCACCGCCCGGGTCGAGGCCGAGGCCGTCGCCGAGGACGTGCGCGGCCGTACCGCCCAACTCGTGGCGGAAGCGGTCGACGGCGCCCTGCGCGAAGCGGGGCTCGGCCACGAGCAGGTGCACGGCGCGGTCATCGGTACGCCGGGCGCCATCGACCCGCACAGCGGCGAGTTGCGTTACGCGCCGCACCTGCCGGGGTGGCACTCCCGCACCCTGCACTCGGAACTCGCCGACGTGCTCGGCACCCCGGTCACCATCGAGAACGACGTGAACCTCGCCGCCATCGCCGAGCAGTACGAGGGCGCCGCGCAGGACCACGACGACTACGTGCTCGCCTGGGTGGACCGCGGTGTGGGCGCCGCGATCGTCCTCGGCGGCACCCTGCTGCGGGGCTCCACCGGGGGCGCGGGCGAGATCGGCTACATGCCGCTGCCCGGCGCCCCGTTGGCGCGCGGTGGTGAGGGTGCGACCGCTGGTGACGACGGTGGGGGCGGGCTCCAGAGCCTGGTCTCCGCGCCGGCCGTGAGCGCGCTCGCCGGCGGTCTGCCGCTGGCCGAGGCGCTGGCGGTCGAGGAGGTGCGCGCGGAGACGGCCAGGAGACTCGCCACCGGCCTCGCCGCGGTCGTCGCCGTCGTGGACCCCGAACTGATCGTGCTCTCCGGCCGGGTCGCCCAGGCCGGTGGTGAGCCGCTGCGGCAACAGGTCGAGGCCGAGCTGACCGGACTCGCACTCCCCCGCCCGCTGCTGCGGATCAGCGACCTGCGGGGCGACCCGATCCTGACGGGTGCCCTGCGCTCGGCCCTGACCCAGGCGCGCGACACGGTCTTCGACACCGCCTGA